In one window of Fictibacillus phosphorivorans DNA:
- a CDS encoding acetoin utilization AcuB family protein, protein MIVQNMMQKNVVTIHENETIGTAIQLMLEKDIRNLPVIDKEGDLLGLVTDREVKDASPSIFHQNEHPEDFEKPVSSIMKQAIFSAHPFDIAEELSTIFYEHNVSCIPVLEESKLVGLVTEREMLHAFILLTGTHQPGSHLEVVVPNEAGELAKVASVLKDFHLNISSVLVYPSHNEREKIIVFRVGTMNPLPVIEHLIDNGYEVKWPPVPGERDEK, encoded by the coding sequence ATGATCGTTCAAAATATGATGCAAAAAAATGTTGTAACGATTCATGAAAACGAAACGATCGGTACAGCCATACAGTTAATGCTTGAAAAAGACATCCGAAACTTACCGGTGATCGACAAAGAAGGAGACTTACTGGGACTTGTAACAGATCGTGAAGTAAAAGATGCGAGTCCTTCTATCTTTCATCAAAATGAGCATCCAGAAGATTTTGAGAAACCGGTTTCGAGCATAATGAAACAAGCTATCTTTTCAGCTCATCCTTTCGACATAGCAGAAGAACTTTCTACAATTTTTTATGAACACAATGTGAGCTGTATTCCCGTGTTGGAAGAGTCGAAGTTAGTTGGTCTAGTAACAGAAAGAGAGATGTTACATGCCTTCATCCTTTTGACAGGTACTCATCAACCGGGATCTCATCTAGAAGTTGTCGTACCGAACGAAGCTGGTGAACTAGCTAAAGTAGCGAGTGTCTTGAAGGATTTCCACTTGAACATCAGCTCGGTTCTCGTCTACCCTTCTCATAATGAGAGAGAGAAGATTATCGTATTTCGCGTGGGAACAATGAACCCGCTTCCAGTCATCGAACACTTAATTGACAACGGCTATGAAGTCAAATGGCCACCTGTTCCGGGTGAACGCGATGAAAAATGA
- a CDS encoding acetoin utilization protein AcuC, with translation MKNDSVFVYSPDLLGYKFSETHPFNQLRVQLAYELLRDSGCLEDDQIIKPRQATDEEIMLIHDPGYVEAVKQAGKGQLNREIALNYGLGTEDTPIFPNMHEASSWIVGATLTAVDHVMEGKAKHALSLSGGLHHGFRGKASGFCIYNDSSIAIEYMKRKYKARVLYVDTDAHHGDGVQWAFYDDPDVCTLSIHETGRYLFPGTGSIHEKGAGKGYGFSFNVPVDAFTEDESFLECYEKSLWEVAEFFKPDVIITQNGVDAHYYDPLTHLSVTMKTYTEIPRIAKKVAEKYCGGRWIATGGGGYDIWRVVPRAWSYLWCVMNDQAPSGQIAENWLKRWTSEAKHPLPPTWEDESGIYKPIPRKDEITSKNRATLEKSLYSIKKSS, from the coding sequence ATGAAAAATGATTCTGTATTTGTTTATTCACCAGACCTTTTAGGATATAAGTTCAGTGAGACGCATCCTTTCAACCAGCTAAGAGTACAGCTTGCTTATGAGCTATTAAGAGATTCAGGTTGTTTGGAAGACGATCAAATTATTAAACCTAGACAAGCAACAGATGAAGAAATCATGTTGATCCATGATCCAGGGTATGTGGAAGCTGTAAAGCAGGCTGGAAAAGGACAGCTTAATCGGGAGATCGCTCTAAATTATGGACTCGGCACAGAGGATACACCCATATTCCCAAACATGCATGAAGCGAGCAGTTGGATTGTCGGTGCCACTCTTACAGCCGTAGATCATGTGATGGAGGGAAAAGCCAAGCATGCTCTTAGTCTAAGTGGAGGGCTTCATCATGGGTTTAGAGGAAAAGCTTCTGGGTTCTGTATCTACAATGACAGCTCCATTGCCATTGAATACATGAAACGTAAATATAAAGCGCGTGTTTTATATGTTGATACAGATGCTCATCATGGTGATGGTGTACAATGGGCTTTCTATGATGATCCAGATGTTTGTACCCTTTCCATCCACGAAACAGGGCGCTACTTGTTTCCTGGAACAGGATCGATTCATGAAAAAGGAGCTGGCAAAGGATATGGCTTTTCTTTCAATGTTCCTGTCGATGCCTTTACTGAAGATGAATCCTTCTTAGAGTGCTATGAAAAGAGCTTGTGGGAAGTTGCAGAATTTTTTAAACCGGACGTTATCATTACCCAAAATGGTGTTGACGCTCATTACTACGATCCTTTAACCCACTTATCTGTAACCATGAAAACGTATACAGAAATTCCAAGGATCGCAAAGAAAGTAGCTGAAAAATATTGCGGAGGCCGCTGGATTGCAACAGGCGGTGGCGGTTACGATATTTGGCGTGTCGTTCCGAGAGCGTGGTCTTATTTATGGTGCGTGATGAACGATCAAGCACCTTCCGGACAAATCGCAGAGAACTGGCTAAAGCGTTGGACGAGTGAAGCCAAGCACCCTCTTCCTCCTACATGGGAAGATGAATCCGGAATCTATAAGCCGATTCCAAGAAAAGATGAGATTACATCCAAAAACAGAGCAACATTGGAAAAGAGTTTGTATTCCATTAAAAAGAGTTCATAA